Proteins encoded by one window of Brienomyrus brachyistius isolate T26 chromosome 1, BBRACH_0.4, whole genome shotgun sequence:
- the LOC125751434 gene encoding transmembrane protein 60-like encodes MSMSLAQRVLLTWIFSLVFLIMLVLKLDEKVNWNWFLIFVPVWIFDAILLLILALKVAGRCKPGNEPRDGPQDLRRKTWYLTAMLLKVAFCLTLCVRLEQLAEIKLSLVCIPLWVLLLGAMTELGYNIFPEQRD; translated from the coding sequence ATGAGTATGTCCTTAGCACAGAGAGTGCTACTGACCTGGATCTTCAGCCTCGTCTTCCTCATCATGCTGGTGCTGAAGCTCGATGAGAAGGTCAACTGGAACTGGTTTCTCATCTTTGTACCTGTATGGATCTTTGATGCCATACTCCTCCTCATACTGGCACTCAAGGTGGCAGGACGCTGTAAGCCAGGCAACGAGCCACGCGACGGCCCACAGGACCTACGTAGGAAGACCTGGTACCTGACAGCCATGCTGCTGAAGGTGGCCTTCTGCCTCACGCTGTGTGTACGGCTTGAACAGCTGGCAGAGATTAAGCTTTCGCTTGTCTGCATCCCACTCTGGGTCCTACTCCTGGGTGCCATGACTGAACTGGGGTACAACATCTTCCCTGAGCAGAGAGATTGA